In the Kitasatospora terrestris genome, one interval contains:
- a CDS encoding TetR family transcriptional regulator, whose product MTGQVRTVDGRVAGRRGQETRQKLLDCLREMLSTSPYRDVKVIDVARMAGTSPATFYQYFPDVEGAVLEIAEEMAEDSVGLKELVDGKSWAGKTGFTTSEEVVDGFLAFWRKNDAILRVVTLGAAEGDKRFFKIRMKVLNSVVAPLTEAVRNNQGKTDKTVDPAAIAGALVSLLASAAEHQKAFTSWGVKVKDLKPNLALQVYLGVTGKKPPK is encoded by the coding sequence ATGACAGGACAAGTTCGCACCGTCGACGGTCGCGTCGCCGGGCGACGCGGACAGGAGACGCGGCAGAAGCTGCTCGACTGCCTCCGCGAGATGCTCAGCACGTCGCCTTACCGGGACGTCAAGGTCATCGACGTCGCCCGTATGGCGGGTACCTCCCCCGCGACCTTCTACCAGTACTTCCCGGATGTCGAGGGCGCCGTCCTTGAGATCGCCGAGGAAATGGCCGAGGACAGCGTCGGGCTCAAAGAGCTCGTCGATGGAAAGTCCTGGGCGGGAAAGACCGGCTTCACCACTTCCGAAGAAGTGGTGGACGGATTCCTCGCCTTCTGGCGCAAGAATGACGCCATTCTCCGAGTCGTCACGCTCGGTGCCGCCGAAGGGGACAAGCGGTTCTTCAAGATCCGCATGAAGGTCCTCAACTCGGTCGTCGCCCCGCTGACCGAAGCGGTTCGGAACAACCAGGGCAAGACCGACAAGACCGTGGATCCGGCGGCGATCGCCGGCGCGCTGGTCTCGCTGCTGGCCTCCGCCGCCGAACACCAGAAGGCCTTCACCTCCTGGGGCGTCAAGGTGAAGGACCTCAAGCCCAATCTGGCCCTCCAGGTGTACCTCGGTGTCACCGGGAAGAAGCCGCCGAAGTAA
- a CDS encoding L,D-transpeptidase family protein, protein MSGSHRAASHRRSRSAPSPRTEGRGAGRAADRAAAGASAPRVAAEEPAVGRGRRRRPKPRRVRKLTVSTATLLALAAGWFTVGPGRTFPQTTAAAPDRNPDDQVVPMRAAEIHTEAPAADRSDRTKLTSIPGLGPSWTAKIPAETRQLLVASGKGKDSSDTTVTLWTRGADGVWQAGQAWPAHNAYKGWTAEHRSGDLRSPIGLFALTDAGGRKANPGTKLPYDQDADFVMGGRGFNNEPLAGSFDYVVAINYNRVAGSSPLDTRTPEGAAKGGGIWLHLDHGGPTHGCVSLTEDHMVELVRALDPALHPMIAMGDAQSLSG, encoded by the coding sequence ATGTCCGGTTCCCACCGCGCCGCCTCGCACCGCCGCTCGCGCTCCGCGCCGAGCCCGCGCACCGAGGGCCGCGGCGCCGGACGCGCGGCCGACCGGGCCGCCGCCGGGGCGTCCGCCCCCCGGGTCGCGGCCGAGGAGCCGGCCGTCGGCCGCGGGCGCCGGCGCAGGCCCAAGCCGCGCCGGGTGCGCAAGCTGACGGTCTCCACCGCGACACTGCTGGCGCTGGCCGCCGGCTGGTTCACCGTCGGGCCGGGCCGCACCTTCCCGCAGACCACGGCCGCCGCCCCGGACCGCAATCCGGACGACCAGGTGGTGCCGATGCGCGCCGCCGAGATACACACCGAGGCCCCGGCCGCCGACCGCTCCGACCGGACGAAGCTGACCTCGATACCCGGCCTCGGCCCGTCCTGGACGGCGAAGATCCCCGCCGAGACCCGCCAACTGCTGGTCGCCAGCGGCAAGGGCAAGGACTCCTCCGACACCACCGTCACGCTCTGGACCCGCGGCGCCGACGGCGTCTGGCAGGCCGGCCAGGCGTGGCCCGCGCACAACGCGTACAAGGGCTGGACCGCCGAGCACCGCTCCGGCGACCTGCGCAGCCCGATCGGCCTGTTCGCCCTCACCGACGCCGGCGGCCGCAAGGCGAACCCGGGCACCAAGCTCCCGTACGACCAGGACGCCGACTTCGTGATGGGCGGGCGGGGCTTCAACAACGAGCCGCTGGCCGGTTCCTTCGACTACGTGGTCGCGATCAACTACAACCGGGTGGCCGGCAGCTCGCCGCTGGACACCCGGACCCCCGAGGGCGCTGCCAAGGGCGGCGGCATCTGGCTGCACCTGGACCACGGCGGCCCGACCCACGGCTGCGTCTCGCTGACCGAGGACCACATGGTCGAACTGGTCCGCGCCCTCGACCCGGCCCTGCACCCGATGATCGCGATGGGCGACGCACAGTCCCTTTCCGGATGA
- a CDS encoding beta-ketoacyl-ACP synthase III, giving the protein MTASRIVALGHYQPPKVLSNDDLEKLVDTDDEWIRSRVGIRTRHIAEDETLVDLAAEAAQKALAHAGRTADQVDLVVVATCTATERSPYTAAAVAARLGIPTPAAYDVNTVCSGFSYALATADHAIRAGAATRALVIGAERMSDTLDWTDRTTCVIFGDGAGAALVEAVPDEQAGIGPVVWGTEPEKGDAVTISGWDPTISQQGQTVFRWATTKIAPLARQAALKAGHDPSELRGFVAHQANLRIIDAIAGKLGLAEDAVVARDVVDSGNTSAASIPLALSKLVERGELNSGDPVLLFGFGGGLAYAGQVVRCP; this is encoded by the coding sequence ATGACCGCCTCCCGTATCGTGGCGCTCGGCCACTACCAGCCGCCCAAGGTCCTCAGCAACGACGACCTGGAGAAGCTGGTCGACACCGACGACGAGTGGATCCGCTCCCGGGTCGGAATCCGCACCCGGCACATCGCGGAGGACGAGACCCTGGTCGACCTGGCCGCCGAGGCGGCCCAGAAGGCCCTGGCCCACGCCGGCCGCACCGCCGACCAGGTCGACCTGGTCGTGGTCGCCACCTGCACCGCCACCGAGCGCAGCCCCTACACCGCCGCCGCCGTCGCCGCCCGGCTCGGCATCCCCACGCCCGCCGCGTACGACGTGAACACGGTCTGCTCCGGCTTCTCGTACGCCCTCGCCACCGCCGACCACGCCATCCGGGCCGGCGCGGCCACCCGGGCGCTGGTGATCGGCGCCGAGCGGATGTCCGACACCCTCGACTGGACCGACCGCACCACCTGCGTGATCTTCGGCGACGGGGCGGGCGCCGCGCTGGTCGAGGCCGTCCCGGACGAGCAGGCCGGCATCGGCCCGGTGGTCTGGGGCACCGAGCCCGAGAAGGGCGACGCGGTCACCATCTCCGGCTGGGACCCGACCATCAGCCAGCAGGGCCAGACGGTCTTCCGCTGGGCCACCACCAAGATCGCCCCGCTGGCCCGGCAGGCCGCCCTGAAGGCCGGCCACGACCCGTCCGAGCTGCGCGGCTTCGTCGCCCACCAGGCCAACCTGCGGATCATCGACGCCATCGCCGGCAAGCTCGGCCTGGCCGAGGACGCGGTGGTCGCCCGCGACGTGGTCGACTCCGGCAACACCTCCGCCGCCTCCATCCCGCTGGCCCTCAGCAAGCTGGTCGAGCGCGGCGAGCTGAACAGCGGCGACCCGGTGCTGCTCTTCGGCTTCGGCGGCGGGCTGGCGTACGCCGGCCAGGTCGTGCGCTGCCCCTGA
- a CDS encoding serine/threonine-protein kinase: MDQLTAHDPRRIGPFEVLGRLGAGGMGLVYLARSASGRRVAIKTVRAELAEDDLFRVRFAREIEAAKTVGGFYTAAVVDADADAAVPWLATAYVPAPSLEDLVNQCGPLPVDAVRWLTAGIAEALQSIHAANLVHRDLKPSNVLVVEDGPRVIDFGIAAGVSNTRLTMTNVAVGTPAYMSPEQARDSRSVTGASDIFSLGSLIVFCATGHAPYRGANPVETVFQLLREQPDLSGLPVDLVDLVRACMRPAPEHRPTPAQIQAELAPHLFSNDAAGEAGDWLPPAALDLIERKRGRRPVPPQPHPQPHPHPLPLPQPGPVQGGPVRPGLVHGGPAHGGPHGGAPGSDHVATERMGGRQVLGPSGAEVRLPGASVAIGPGPRAETSAHVAPSPGTDWVRRTGAPGTTDPSGRPGTAPVPPQPAPAPRWRPWRFRMSNDVWGTPVVADGTLFVSSFEVHALDIASGQRRYKTHDVAWALAVDSGRVHAADGPHLYTVDAADGTSRWRNSLDGWIYSLDAADGVLCCGIRGGGVQLRSAANGAELWRADDAQQEYENPQSGPALVAGAVYYQGGGRLRCVDPRGAGLRWSVAIGGDVPSRPVERGGVLYLTSGSHVYALDAATGAERWRFDAPVVLFTPPAVADGAVYVADYLGTLYALDAATGRDRWRGSTAARQGAEPVVLAESTALLGSGDTLFAFDTATGRERWRYQARGEIVGSPAVADGLVHLGSRDHSLHTVELGTGRLRWELGTKGELTGSPVAVGGRVFVGSKDRCVYALDSFYGTAVP; encoded by the coding sequence GTGGACCAGCTGACGGCGCACGATCCGAGGCGGATCGGGCCCTTCGAGGTGCTCGGCCGGCTCGGAGCGGGCGGGATGGGCCTGGTCTACCTGGCGCGGTCCGCCTCCGGCCGCCGGGTCGCGATCAAGACCGTGCGCGCCGAGCTCGCCGAGGACGACCTGTTCCGGGTCCGCTTCGCCCGCGAGATCGAGGCCGCGAAGACGGTCGGCGGCTTCTACACCGCCGCCGTGGTGGACGCCGACGCCGACGCGGCGGTGCCCTGGCTGGCCACCGCGTACGTCCCGGCACCCTCGCTGGAGGACCTGGTCAACCAGTGCGGGCCGCTGCCGGTGGACGCGGTGCGCTGGCTGACCGCCGGCATCGCCGAGGCGCTGCAGTCCATCCACGCGGCCAACCTGGTGCACCGCGACCTCAAGCCGTCCAACGTGCTGGTGGTCGAGGACGGCCCCCGGGTGATCGACTTCGGCATCGCCGCCGGGGTCTCCAACACCCGGCTGACCATGACCAACGTGGCGGTCGGCACCCCCGCCTACATGTCGCCCGAGCAGGCCCGGGACAGCCGCAGCGTCACCGGCGCCAGCGACATCTTCTCGCTGGGCTCGCTGATCGTCTTCTGTGCCACCGGGCACGCCCCCTACCGGGGCGCCAACCCGGTGGAGACGGTGTTCCAGCTGCTGCGCGAGCAGCCCGACCTGTCCGGGCTCCCGGTGGACCTGGTGGACCTGGTGCGGGCCTGCATGAGACCGGCCCCCGAGCACCGCCCGACGCCCGCTCAGATCCAGGCCGAGCTGGCCCCCCACCTGTTCTCCAACGACGCCGCCGGGGAGGCGGGGGATTGGCTGCCGCCCGCCGCCCTCGACCTGATCGAGCGCAAGCGCGGCCGTCGGCCCGTACCGCCGCAGCCGCACCCCCAGCCGCACCCGCACCCGCTGCCGCTCCCTCAGCCCGGGCCGGTCCAGGGCGGTCCGGTGCGGCCCGGCCTCGTCCACGGCGGCCCCGCGCACGGCGGTCCCCACGGCGGCGCCCCCGGCTCCGACCACGTGGCCACCGAGCGGATGGGCGGGCGGCAGGTCCTGGGCCCGTCCGGGGCGGAGGTCCGGCTGCCCGGCGCCAGTGTGGCGATAGGGCCCGGTCCCCGGGCGGAGACCAGCGCGCACGTCGCGCCGTCCCCCGGTACCGACTGGGTGCGACGGACCGGCGCGCCCGGCACCACCGACCCCTCCGGGCGGCCCGGGACGGCCCCGGTGCCGCCGCAGCCCGCCCCGGCGCCGCGCTGGCGGCCCTGGCGGTTCCGGATGTCCAACGACGTCTGGGGCACCCCGGTGGTCGCCGACGGCACCCTGTTCGTCTCCAGCTTCGAGGTGCACGCCCTCGACATCGCCTCCGGACAGCGCCGCTACAAGACCCACGACGTGGCCTGGGCGCTCGCCGTGGACTCCGGCCGGGTGCACGCCGCCGACGGGCCGCACCTGTACACCGTGGACGCCGCCGACGGCACCTCCCGCTGGCGCAACTCGCTGGACGGCTGGATCTACTCGCTGGACGCCGCCGACGGCGTCCTGTGCTGCGGCATCCGGGGCGGCGGCGTGCAGCTGCGCTCCGCCGCCAACGGCGCCGAGCTGTGGCGGGCCGACGACGCCCAGCAGGAGTACGAGAACCCGCAGTCCGGACCGGCCCTGGTGGCCGGCGCGGTCTACTACCAGGGCGGCGGCCGGCTGCGCTGCGTCGACCCGCGCGGCGCCGGGCTGCGCTGGTCGGTGGCGATCGGCGGCGACGTCCCCTCCCGCCCGGTCGAGCGCGGCGGCGTGCTGTACCTGACCTCCGGTTCGCACGTGTACGCGCTGGACGCCGCCACCGGCGCCGAGCGCTGGCGCTTCGACGCGCCCGTGGTGCTGTTCACCCCGCCCGCGGTGGCGGACGGCGCGGTGTACGTCGCGGACTACCTCGGCACCCTGTACGCGCTGGACGCCGCCACCGGACGCGACCGCTGGCGCGGCTCCACCGCCGCCCGGCAGGGCGCCGAACCGGTGGTGCTGGCCGAGTCCACCGCGCTGCTCGGCTCCGGGGACACCCTGTTCGCCTTCGACACCGCCACCGGGCGGGAGCGCTGGCGGTACCAGGCGCGCGGCGAGATCGTCGGCTCCCCGGCGGTCGCCGACGGGCTGGTGCACCTCGGCAGCCGTGACCACTCGCTGCACACCGTGGAGCTCGGCACCGGCCGACTGCGCTGGGAGCTCGGCACCAAGGGCGAGCTCACCGGGTCCCCGGTGGCGGTCGGCGGCCGGGTGTTCGTCGGCTCCAAGGACCGCTGCGTCTACGCCCTGGACTCGTTCTACGGCACCGCGGTGCCGTAG